In Bactrocera oleae isolate idBacOlea1 chromosome 5, idBacOlea1, whole genome shotgun sequence, a genomic segment contains:
- the scu gene encoding 3-hydroxyacyl-CoA dehydrogenase type-2, whose product MIKNAVSLVTGGASGLGRATVERLARQGARVVLADLSSSKGSEVAQEIGDNVIFVPVDVTSEKDVQTAVQTAKEKFGRLDLVVNCAGTATAVKTYNFNKDVPHRLEDFTRVVMINTVGTFNVIRLAAGVMGINEPNKDGQRGVIINTASVAAYDGQIGQAAYSASKAAVVGMTLPIARDLSTQGIRVCTVAPGLFNTPMLQGLPEKVRTFLAKSVPFPQRLGEPSEYAHLVQSIYENPLMNGETIRIDGALRMQP is encoded by the exons ATGATTAAG aaCGCCGTATCTCTTGTAACCGGTGGTGCATCTGGTTTGGGTCGCGCAACAGTTGAAAGATTGGCACGACAAGGCGCTCGTGTTGTGTTGGCCGATTTGAGCAGCTCGAAAGGTAGTGAGGTGGCACAAGAAATTGGTGATAATGTGATCTTTGTACCAGTCGATGTGACCTCTGAAAAGGATGTACAAACCGCCGTACAGACAGCTAAGGAAAAGTTCGGACGTCTCGATTTGGTTGTGAATTGTGCCGGCACAGCTACAGCTGTTAAGACTTACAACTTCAATAAGGATGTCCCTCATCGTTTGGAAGATTTTACACGCGTAGTTATGATCAACACTGTTGGTACCTTCAATGTCATTCGTCTAGCGGCCGGTGTAATGGGTATAAACGAGCCAAATAAGGATGGACAACGTGGCGTTATTATAAATACCGCTTCTGTTGCTGCATATGACGGTCAAATTGGACAAGCTGCCTATTCGGCTTCGAAGGCTGCTGTGGTTGGCATGACATTGCCAATTGCACGTGATCTTAGCACACAGGGTATACGTGTGTGTACCGTTGCGCCGGGTCTTTTCAACACACCAATGTTGCAGGGATTGCCCGAGAAGGTGCGCACCTTCTTGGCCAAATCAGTTCCCTTCCCTCAACGTCTAGGTGAACCATCGGAATATGCTCATTTAGTGCAGTCCATCTATGAAAATCCATTGATGAATGGCGAGACTATTCGTATTGATGGTGCACTCCGCATGCAACCTTAA
- the LOC106615706 gene encoding solute carrier family 53 member 1, translating to MKFAEHLSAHITPEWRKQYINYEEMKAMLYMAVEEAPSVDSVEDEVLKRHFANFDENFFHYCDKELKKINTFYSEKLAEATRKFATLNAELKTCIDESERSAKKSKSLKKSGLPHRKAAELKLAFSEFYLSLILLQNYQNLNHTGFRKILKKHDKLLRVDTGAKWRQEYVEASHFFTNKDIDNIINETETTVTTELESGDRTRAMKRLRVPPLGEQQSPWTTFKVGLFSGSFIVLAIVVVLSAIFHDITGENLKVTFRLYRGPLLIIEFIFLIGVNIYGWRSSGVNHVLIFELDPRNHLSEQHLMELSAIFGVIWTLSMLSFLYSASLSIPAFINPLTLTIVMVAFLLNPFHVFHHDARFWLLRITGRMVAAPFFHVGFADFWLGDQLNSLSTALLDFEYLVCFYFTNGNWFEALDATTCMEKDFIIRPIFNCLPAWFRFAQCLRRYRDSREAFPHLVNAGKYSSTFAVVIFATLRSFNNRYYSSTFDNPYTWLWIIASIISSCYAYTWDIKMDWGLFDKNAGENTFLREEIVYSTGFYYFAIIEDLVLRFLWALSFYLTEMKIVSSDIMSSITGISEVFRRFVWNFFRLENEHLNNCGKFRAVRDISIAPIDSSDQTQILRMMDEPEGVINRYTKTNRPKPKKNKDPEKRSLLQPRGSLQDLTIDIDGTKKL from the exons ATGAAATTCGCCGAACATCTCTCGGCGCACATAACGCCGGAATGGCGCAAACAATACATTAACTATGAG gaAATGAAAGCCATGCTCTATATGGCTGTCGAGGAAGCGCCCTCTGTCGACAGCGTTGAAGATGAGGTACTCAAACGTCATTTCGCCAATTTCGATGAGAATTTCTTTCATTATTGCGACAAGGAATTGAAGAAAATCAACACATTCTATTCGGAAAAGTTAGCCGAAGCGACACGTAAATTTGCCACACTCAATGCCGAGCTGAAGACGTGCATCGACGAATCGGAACGTTCGGCGAAAAAATCGAAATCGTTGAAAAAGTCCGGTTTACCGCATCGCAAAGCGGCCGAACTGAAACTGGCGTTCAGTGAATTTTATCTAAGCTtgattttattacaaaactATCAGAATTTGAATCATACTGGTTTTCGAAAAATTCTCAAGAAGCATGATAAG CTACTACGCGTCGACACCGGTGCCAAGTGGCGTCAGGAGTATGTGGAGGCCTCACATTTCTTCACCAATAAAGATATTGATAATATTATCAATGAAACGGAGACCACGGTCACGACTGAATTGGAGAGTGGCGATCGTACGCGCGCTATGAAACGTTTGCGTGTACCGCCGTTGGGTGAACAGCAGAGTCCGTGGACTACATTTAAAGTTGGTCTCTTTTCCGGCAGTTTTATTGTGCTTGCCATAGTGGTGGTGTTGTCGG CAATTTTCCACGATATTACCGGCGAAAATCTCAAAGTCACTTTCCGTCTGTATCGCGGTCCGTTgcttataattgaatttatctTTCTAATTGGCGTTAACATCTACGGCTGGCGTTCATCAGGTGTCAATCATGTGCTCATCTTCGAATTAGATCCACGTAATCATCTCTCCGAACAGCATCTAATGGAATTATCTGCGATATTTGGCGTAATATGGACGCTGAGCATGTTAAGCTTCTTGTATAGCGCCAGCTTAAGCATACCGGCTTTCATTAATCCGCTTACGCTAACCATTGTGATGGTGGCATTCTTGCTGAATCCATTTCATGTATTTCACCACGATGCGCGTTTCTGGCTATTGCGCATAACT GGTCGCATGGTAGCAGCACCATTTTTCCATGTCGGCTTCGCCGATTTCTGGCTTGGCGATCAGTTGAATTCACTCAGCACAGCCTTGCTGGATTTCGAGTATTTGGTGTGTTTCTATTTCACCAATGGCAATTGGTTTGAGGCGCTCGACGCTACAACATGCATGGAAAAAGATTTTATTATACGTCCTATATTTAATTGTTTGCCAGCGTGGTTCCGTTTTGCGCAGTGTCTGCGTCGTTACCGCGATTCGCGTGAAGCCTTCCCTCATTTGGTGAACGCGGGAAAGTATTCGAGTACCTTTGCTGTGGTGATATTCGCAACATTAAGGAGCTTTAATAATC GCTACTACTCGAGCACATTTGACAATCCATACACCTGGCTGTGGATTATTGCCTCCATCATCTCCTCATGCTATGCTTACACTTGGGATATAAAGATGGATTGGGGTCTCTTCGATAAGAATGCGGGCGAGAATACATTTTTGCGCGAGGAAATCGTTTACTCAACA GGCTTTTATTACTTCGCCATCATCGAAGATTTGGTGCTACGTTTCCTATGGGCCTTATCATTTTATCTAACTGAAATGAAAATTGTTAGCAGCGATATTATGTCATCCATAACGGGTATTTCGGAAGTATTCAG ACGTTTCGTTTGGAACTTCTTCCGCTTGGAGAACGAACATCTCAACAATTGCGGTAAGTTCCGTGCCGTACGCGATATCTCAATTGCACCCATCGATTCATCCGATCAAACACAAATATTACGTATGATGGACGAACCGGAGGGCGTTATAAATCGTTATACGAAAACTAATCGTCCCAAACCGAAAAAGAATAAGGATCCTGAGAAGCGTAGCTTGCTACAGCCACGTGGTTCGCTGCAGGATCTTACTATCGATATTGATGgcacgaaaaaattataa
- the Ada3 gene encoding transcriptional adapter 3-B — MATSNSKGVKASSFGASSSGGGNRTGGKTGPVSTTSQPDAEANSVGINIPLMKTKDNSKQLPTYHAALQRSADDYLAAEELDNIQLELETLLSSVALRYRVLKSEYENLDKDERRNERRTKHAASGETQTVNVNSSSSGKRKREETSSVRKPKHTPASSLKHTKHAKNSPVAPNTDDSMDYVPPTSSHGHGQNRDHHLQKVTLPKNDTPNKFWLSVEPYCMPLTNEDLRLLDDLLEQYSGPLVPPIPELGPHYSTIWATEDMKEVQQASNPNANSNRLKLQNSAASSMLKKAESMMDECVTGPLTQRLVSALLEEQLIQNPSELAASAVADSSNSSSENTHSSAQMNFRSLSLLRNCIDIEKRVKKELIEQGILDLNDFPNNDEDEIHAEIKRLIAELSAIAEYNGAALKRLHESAAEEIKRLEIKRKLDTIDQEILEAYKRTMQNKAKRKPISVEEQQEIHRLTSEQKVLSDQLERLQANCFLYE; from the coding sequence ATGGCAACAAGCAATTCAAAAGGAGTTAAGGCTTCCAGTTTTGGCGCCAGCTCATCAGGTGGTGGTAACAGAACTGGTGGCAAAACCGGCCCGGTTTCGACAACGTCTCAACCAGATGCTGAGGCCAATAGCGTTGGCATAAACATACCACTAATGAAAACTAAAGACAACAGTAAACAACTACCCACATATCATGCAGCGCTGCAACGTTCAGCTGATGACTATTTGGCGGCAGAGGAATTAGACAATATACAACTGGAACTTGAAACATTACTTTCGAGTGTTGCGCTGCGTTATCGTGTACTCAAGTCCGAATATGAGAATTTGGATAAAGATGAACGACGTAACGAACGACGCACGAAGCATGCTGCTAGCGGCGAAACACAAACAGTCAATGTAAATAGCTCGTCTAGCGGTAAACGTAAGCGTGAGGAAACGTCAAGTGTACGTAAACCCAAACACACACCCGCCTCGTCACTGAAACACACAAAACATGCTAAAAACAGTCCAGTTGCACCGAATACGGATGATAGCATGGACTATGTGCCACCGACTAGTTCTCATGGTCATGGACAAAATCGTGATCATCACCTGCAAAAAGTCACACTACCCAAAAATGATACGCCAAATAAATTTTGGCTTTCCGTCGAGCCATATTGTATGCCATTAACAAATGAAGACCTACGTTTGCTTGATGATCTCCTTGAACAGTATTCTGGACCACTAGTGCCGCCAATACCAGAACTGGGTCCGCATTACTCAACAATTTGGGCTACGGAAGATATGAAGGAAGTGCAACAAGCTTCAAATCCAAACGCCAATTCAAATCGTTTAAAACTGCAAAATAGTGCAGCAAGTAGTATGTTAAAAAAGGCTGAATCCATGATGGATGAATGTGTTACTGGGCCTTTGACACAACGTTTAGTGTCGGCACTATTAGAAGAGCAACTGATACAAAATCCCAGCGAGCTAGCGGCATCGGCGGTGGCTGATAGCAGCAATAGCAGTAGTGAGAATACACACTCCTCGGCACAAATGAATTTCCGTTCGCTGTCGTTACTACGCAATTGTATTGATATTGAAAAACGTGTCAAAAAAGAACTAATCGAGCAAGGTATATTGGACCTGAATGACTTTCCAAATAATGATGAAGATGAAATACATGCAGAAATAAAACGTCTAATCGCCGAATTATCAGCAATAGCTGAGTACAATGGTGCCGCATTGAAGAGGCTTCATGAATCTGCCGCTGAAGAAATTAAGCGTTTAGAAATCAAACGTAAACTCGACACAATTGATCAAGAAATACTCGAAGCTTATAAACGCACAATGCAAAATAAAGCCAAACGCAAGCCAATTAGCGTGGAGGAACAGCAGGAAATACATCGTTTAACATCAGAGCAAAAAGTACTGTCCGATCAGCTCGAACGTTTACAGGCAAATTGTTTTCTATACGAATAG
- the Swt1 gene encoding uncharacterized protein Swt1 — MEKRQLRNSTSKTDEWIKCQSKQRPGQYYMFNKGTGETKWCGEFKDDLPVNKSNDNKKPATLPKNISTKSIRTPAQDRLKRLQHDLKKDHKEKLTQKQTNSTRRQRSQEQVVAISKENENGATKDTNNSKNKNTKTKSTTVITPIDSRKDCQPSTSKNALLANKETDKRTTANNSSQKNTKSKQKSPKNQTKKRTSADATVETTQKRQKRPNQELPFKEKDPANTDDTKIEATSHQQTAAVSGIGSGIVNKIKAICKSTFNSYCNAKNALSQKPLKPCIKQNNFKIPKKPSGAQHSTNLSVQTREPENRTAYEDGSESDMSNHSNDISTTPMTIVMKGTAMPSNGDATVDFKAIALTTMPSQLYGASQNRALPYPHGSANTRLERLRNSLNQQAFANGQNLSTPTRLCASACSSALACVLRDTAMAEENTANVDEPMDWMPIEEIKTETIELSSNESSNQHAETMGEYYGTVNENLLRCAVEHKFGAASTIGRWLNDYYYFVLDTNVLLQHLAFLEELCHMTLCDTGGTILYIPYSVLQELDKLKQFAVGDGTKVLAVRAIKYLNSKFEAKNKHLQAQSALSELEHLVEITSPDDRIINCCLQVKQQIDHIILLTEDINLRNKAICNNILVSTKSDLVAKHT; from the exons atggAGAAGCGACAGCTACGAAATAGCACGTCCAAAACGGACGAATGGATAAAATGTCAGTCCAAACAACGGCCTGgccaatattatatgtttaataaGGGAACAGGCGAAACCAAATGGTGCGGTGAATTCAAAGATGATTTGCCAGTAAACAAATCAAATGATAACAAGAAACCAGCCACGCTaccaaaaaatataa GTACAAAATCCATACGAACACCAGCGCAGGATCGTCTTAAGCGTTTGCAACATGATTTAAAAAAGGACCATAAGGAAAAATTAACGCAAAAGCAAACTAACAGCACACGCCGACAGCGTAGTCAAGAACAAGTGGTTGCAATTAGCAAAGAAAATGAGAATGGTGCGACTAAGGATACAAATAATTCaaagaataaaaatacaaaaacaaaatccacAACAGTTATTACGCCAATAGATTCCAGAAAAGATTGTCAACCATCAACAAGTAAAAACGCTTTATTAGCCAACAAAGAAACGGATAAGCGAACAACAGCAAACAACTCGTCACAGAAAAATactaaatcaaaacaaaagtcACCGAAAAATCAAACCAAAAAACGTACATCCGCCGATGCCACAGTAGAGACGACACAAAAACGGCAAAAACGTCCAAATCAAGAATTGCCCTTTAAAGAAAAAGACCCAGCAAACACCGATGATACAAAAATTGAGGCGACTTCACACCAACAAACTGCTGCTGTAAGTGGTATTGGTAGTGGcattgtaaacaaaataaaagctaTATGCAAAAGTACCTTCAACAGTTATTGTAACGCTAAAAACGCTTTGAGCCAGAAACCATTAAAGCCATGTATtaagcaaaataattttaaaataccaaaaaaaccaAGTGGAGCCCAGCATTCCACAAATTTGTCAGTACAAACTAGGGAACCTGAAAATCGCACAGCCTATGAAGATGGAAGCGAAAGTGATATGTCCAACCATAGTAATGATATATCTACTACACCAATGACTATTGTAATGAAGGGCACTGCAATGCCATCTAATGGCGATGCAACTGTGGATTTTAAAGCAATTGCCCTAACTACTATGCCCTCACAATTATATGGTGCATCGCAAAATCGTGCCTTGCCTTATCCGCATGGTAGTG CTAATACGCGCTTAGAACGTTTACGTAATTCACTTAACCAACAAGCGTTCGCGAATGGCCAAAATCTGTCCACACCAACGCGCCTATGCGCTTCGGCGTGTTCATCAGCTTTAGCGTGTGTGCTACGCGACACGGCGATGGCGGAGGAAAATACTGCAAATGTAGATG AACCGATGGACTGGATGCCAATTGAAGAGATAAAAACGGAAACAATTGAGTTATCCAGCAATGAGTCCAGCAACCAACACGCTGAAACCATGGGCGAGTACTATGGCACCGTCAATGAAAATCTACTACGTTGCGCAGTAGAACATAAATTTGGTGCGGCGTCTACAATTGGCAGATGGCTTAAtgattactattattttgttttggatACAAATGTCTTGCTGCAACATTTAGCATTCCTTGAAGAGTTGTGCCATATGACATTGTGCG ATACCGGCGGTACCATACTGTATATACCGTATAGTGTATTACAAGAGCTAGACAAATTGAAACAATTTGCGGTGGGCGATGGCACCAAAGTGCTGGCAGTGCGCGCTATCAAGTACCTTAATTCCAAGTTTGAAGCAAAGAATAAACATTTACAAG caCAAAGCGCACTTAGCGAACTGGAACATCTTGTCGAAATCACTTCGCCAGATGATCGCATAATCAACTGTTGTTTACAAGTCAAACAACAAATTGATCATATTATCTTATTAACTGAGGATATAAACTTGCGTAATAAGGctatttgtaataatattttagtgTCGACAAAATCAGATCTTGTAGCCAAGCATACATAA